A portion of the Streptomyces sp. NBC_00376 genome contains these proteins:
- a CDS encoding MFS transporter: MTSAPSPAARLAALLPDLTPLRASADFRLLWFQGVVTYFGSFMAMIALPLQIKELTGSPLAVGVMGAVELVPLVVFGLYGGALADAADRRKVILATEAGLGLLALVLLVNAALPGPMLWPLYLVAAGVSALAGLQRPALDSLMARIVPHEQQTAAAALNSLRWQFGAITGPAVAGLVVAYAGHATAYAVTVATFAVSVLLCLRLAPAPPARDSTKPSLRGIAEGARYAWSRPVLLGTYAVDLAAMFFAFPNTIFPFLADELDADWSLGLMYAAGSVGSLVLGLTSGWTSRVRRHGLFVVFGAAVWGLAIAAAGWFGNVWLVLVCLAVAGAGDMLSGLGRSTIWNQTIPEELRGRLAGIEVLSYSVGPQLGQVRAGAMAGWTGTRSAIWSGGVACVASVALLTAALPKLLTYDSETDEDALRRRAARAARETAAGESSPSAPSAA, translated from the coding sequence GTGACCTCTGCTCCGTCCCCGGCCGCCCGGCTGGCCGCTCTGCTGCCCGACCTCACCCCTCTTCGCGCCTCCGCCGACTTCCGGCTGCTGTGGTTCCAGGGGGTGGTGACGTACTTCGGCAGCTTCATGGCGATGATCGCGCTGCCGCTCCAGATCAAGGAGCTGACGGGTTCGCCGCTGGCCGTCGGGGTGATGGGCGCGGTCGAGCTGGTGCCGCTGGTCGTCTTCGGCCTGTACGGCGGGGCGCTCGCGGACGCCGCGGACCGCCGCAAGGTGATCCTGGCCACCGAGGCCGGGCTGGGGCTGCTCGCCCTCGTGCTCCTGGTGAACGCGGCGCTGCCCGGCCCGATGCTCTGGCCGCTCTACCTGGTCGCGGCCGGGGTCTCCGCGCTCGCCGGGCTCCAGCGGCCCGCTCTGGACTCCCTGATGGCCCGGATCGTGCCGCACGAGCAGCAGACCGCGGCCGCCGCGCTGAACTCGCTGCGCTGGCAGTTCGGCGCGATCACCGGTCCGGCGGTGGCGGGACTCGTGGTGGCCTACGCCGGGCACGCCACGGCGTACGCGGTCACGGTGGCCACGTTCGCCGTCTCCGTGCTCCTGTGTCTGCGCCTCGCGCCCGCGCCGCCCGCCCGGGACAGCACGAAGCCCTCGCTGCGCGGCATCGCCGAGGGGGCCAGGTACGCCTGGAGCCGGCCGGTGCTGCTGGGAACGTACGCGGTCGACCTGGCGGCGATGTTCTTCGCCTTCCCGAACACGATCTTCCCGTTCCTCGCGGACGAGCTGGACGCCGACTGGTCGCTGGGCCTGATGTACGCGGCCGGGTCGGTCGGATCGCTGGTGCTGGGGCTGACCAGCGGCTGGACGTCGCGGGTGCGGCGCCATGGGCTGTTCGTGGTGTTCGGGGCCGCGGTCTGGGGGCTGGCGATCGCGGCGGCCGGCTGGTTCGGCAACGTGTGGCTGGTGCTGGTCTGCCTGGCGGTGGCGGGCGCGGGCGACATGCTCAGCGGCCTGGGCCGCTCCACGATCTGGAACCAGACGATCCCGGAGGAGCTGCGGGGGCGGCTGGCGGGCATCGAGGTGCTCTCGTACAGCGTCGGCCCGCAACTGGGTCAGGTGCGGGCCGGTGCGATGGCGGGCTGGACGGGGACCCGGTCGGCGATCTGGAGCGGCGGTGTGGCGTGCGTGGCCTCGGTCGCGCTGCTCACGGCGGCGCTGCCGAAGCTGCTCACCTACGACTCCGAGACGGACGAGGACGCGCTGCGCAGGCGGGCGGCCAGGGCGGCCAGGGAAACCGCAGCCGGCGAATCCAGCCCCTCCGCGCCCTCGGCCGCCTGA
- the npdG gene encoding NADPH-dependent F420 reductase, whose translation MTTNGSDSAAKPPAKDPWDLPDVSGLTVGVLGGTGPQGRGLAYRFARAGQRVIIGSRAADRAKSAAEELGHGVEGADNAECARLSDVVIVAVPWDGHAKTLESLRDELVGKLVIDCVNPLGFDKKGAYALKPEEGSAAEQAAALLPDSRVTAAFHHLSAVLLQDESIDEIDTDVLVLGEARADTDLVQALAGRIPGMRGIFAGRLRNAHQVESLVANLISVNRRYKAHAGLRTTDV comes from the coding sequence ATGACTACGAATGGCAGTGACAGCGCGGCCAAGCCCCCCGCCAAGGACCCCTGGGACCTTCCCGACGTCTCCGGGCTGACCGTCGGCGTGCTCGGCGGCACCGGACCCCAGGGGCGCGGCCTGGCCTACCGGTTCGCCCGCGCCGGGCAGCGGGTGATCATCGGCTCCCGGGCCGCCGACCGCGCGAAGAGCGCCGCCGAGGAACTGGGCCACGGCGTCGAGGGCGCGGACAACGCGGAGTGCGCGCGCCTCAGCGACGTCGTGATCGTCGCCGTGCCGTGGGACGGGCACGCCAAGACCCTGGAGTCGCTGCGGGACGAGCTCGTGGGCAAGCTCGTCATCGACTGCGTCAACCCGCTCGGCTTCGACAAGAAGGGCGCCTACGCGCTGAAGCCCGAGGAGGGCAGCGCCGCCGAGCAGGCCGCCGCCCTGCTGCCGGACTCCCGGGTCACCGCCGCCTTCCACCACCTCTCGGCGGTGCTGCTGCAGGACGAGTCCATCGACGAGATCGACACCGATGTGCTGGTGCTGGGCGAGGCCCGCGCCGACACCGACCTCGTGCAGGCGCTGGCGGGCCGGATCCCCGGCATGCGCGGCATCTTCGCCGGCCGGCTGCGCAACGCGCACCAGGTCGAGTCGCTGGTCGCCAACCTGATCTCGGTCAACCGCCGCTACAAGGCGCACGCGGGACTCCGCACGACCGACGTCTGA
- a CDS encoding site-2 protease family protein, which translates to MTTASARSDRRISPVFLGIAAVTAVSGWAVWTDTGYPYGLAVFVFVTGAWVVSLCLHEYAHARTALHSGDLSVGAKGYLTLNPLAYTHALLSIVLPVLFVIMGGIGLPGGAVFIERGRIHGRWKHSLISAAGPLTNVLFALVCTAPFWLHALDGVPREFRYALAFLALLQVTAAILNFLPVPGLDGYGVIEPWLSYRIRRKVEPFAQFGLIAVFAVLWIPEINHVFFDLVHGVLDSLGVNGLGTECGRAAYRFWENWNEEHPICAFGP; encoded by the coding sequence ATGACCACCGCAAGCGCCCGCAGCGACCGGCGGATCAGCCCGGTCTTCCTCGGGATCGCCGCCGTGACGGCGGTGTCGGGCTGGGCGGTGTGGACGGACACCGGGTATCCGTACGGGCTCGCGGTCTTCGTCTTCGTCACGGGGGCATGGGTGGTCTCGCTCTGCCTGCACGAGTACGCGCACGCCCGCACCGCGCTGCACAGCGGGGACCTCTCGGTCGGTGCGAAGGGGTACCTCACCCTCAATCCGCTCGCCTACACGCACGCTCTGCTCAGCATCGTGCTGCCGGTGCTGTTCGTGATCATGGGCGGGATCGGGCTGCCCGGCGGCGCGGTCTTCATCGAGCGGGGGCGGATCCACGGACGGTGGAAGCACAGCCTGATCTCGGCGGCGGGCCCGCTGACCAACGTGCTGTTCGCGCTGGTGTGCACGGCGCCGTTCTGGCTGCACGCGCTGGACGGTGTCCCGAGGGAGTTCCGGTACGCGCTGGCGTTCCTGGCCCTGCTCCAGGTCACTGCGGCGATCCTGAACTTCCTGCCGGTGCCGGGGCTGGACGGGTACGGGGTGATCGAGCCCTGGCTGTCGTACCGGATCCGGCGCAAGGTGGAGCCGTTCGCGCAGTTCGGGCTGATCGCGGTGTTCGCCGTGCTGTGGATCCCGGAGATCAACCACGTCTTCTTCGACCTGGTCCACGGAGTGCTGGACTCACTGGGCGTGAACGGCCTGGGCACGGAGTGCGGCCGCGCCGCCTACCGGTTCTGGGAGAACTGGAACGAGGAGCATCCGATCTGCGCCTTCGGCCCGTGA